In the genome of Streptomyces lydicus, the window CAGGAACCAGGGGTCGAGAAGGCTGATGGGGTGCCCGGGATCGTCGTCCGCCCAGCGCTTGAAGAACGCATAGGCGGTCTCGAAGAGGACGTAGGGGACCGCGACCCCGGTGACCAGCCGCTGCAGCCGGTCCTTGCGCATGTCGAAGCTGCGCGAGAAGTAGCCGGAAATGATGATGAAGGCCGGCATGTGGAAGGTGTAGACGGTCATGTAGAGCGCCTCGGCGGCGCGACTGCCGTCGGTCAGCGGCTCCCATGCGTGCCCCATCGCCACCAGCACGATGGCCAGGTACTTCGCGTTGTCGAAGAACGCGTTGCGGCCCGCGCTCTTGGGTGCGGGTGGCGCCGCGCCCTCGGCACCCTCGGCGCCGTCCGCGCCGGACGACCGGTCCGTGGGCTCCGGCCGGTCGGTGCCCTCCGCCGCCCGGGCAGGGGGAAGTTCGGTGCGCGGTTTCGGGGCAGCGGGAAACATTGGAGGCACGATAGCGGCGGTCGGCGAATGCGTAAAACCGCCTCTGAGCCATTCCCCTTTTTCCTTGGGTTCCGCCGCGGACGGGGCACGGATAAAGTCCGCCATCGCTGCGGAGGGCTCACACCAGCCCTGTCCGGTTCGCCCCCTATCGTCACCCCAAATCGCCCTGTAACCCCCGCAAACGACTCGGGGGGAATGTCCGATTCCTTGGTCTTATGTCCGAACGCTAATACGCCTTGATGGCGCACTTCAGGGCAGTGACGGATGCCACGGACGGGAATTCCCCATGGCCGGAAAACGATCAGAATGCCCGGGCGGAATGGCCGTGGTGCGCTGTGGTGGAATTCCGACGCCGTGTCAGGCGGAGAAATTCCCGGCGCCGGCCCGGCATGGCGTGCTCCGTCCGCCCGTGGCCGCCCCGCGGACGCCGCCGCGCCGCCCGCGCGTCACCCTGCCGCAGCGCCGTGGCCACCATCGGCTGGAATCGGGCAAAGCGTTGGCCGATGATTCGTCACCGGCCTGCAGTGGGCATGGAGTTGGTGGCACGATGGGTGCAGGGGGGTATGCGCGGCATGCCCCCGGGCCGGTGAGGCGTTCCGACCGAGGGTGTGATCAGTGTGGCTCTTTCGCTGTCAGTGGTGCTGATGTTGGGGATCATTCTGATCGTCCTGATCAGAGGGAAGTCGATCAAGGCGGGTCCGGCGTTCGTCGCCATACTGTTCGGCTTCTTCCTCGCCTCCACGGGCATGGCCCCGTCGATCAACAGGTTCCTCAACTCGATTGCGAACACCATCAACCACATCACCTTCTAGGCGGTCCGCCTCCGGGTGTCCGCCGGCCCCGTGCCGGGCGCTGCACGGGGTTCAGCCCTCCGACGCCTCGTCGCCCCCGGTCCGCGCCACTGCCTCGCGTACGGCTTCCTCGCTCCGCCCCACCAGTGCCGAACCGTCGTCCGCCGTGATGATCGGCCGCTGGATCAGCCGGGGGTGTGCCGCCAGCGCCGCGATCCACCGCTCGCGCGCGGCGTCGGTGCGCTCCCACTGCGCGAGGCCCAGCTCCTTGGCCTCGCTCTCCTGGGTCCGGGTGATGTCCCAGGGCTCCAGGCCCAGTCGCGTCAGCACGCCGCGCAGGTCATCGGCGCTCGGCGGGTCCTCGAGGTACTTGCGCACGGTGTAGTGGGCGCCCTCTTCGTCCAGGATCTCCACGGCCGAACGGCACTTGGAGCACGAGGGGTTGAGCCAGATTTCCATGCGGGCCACCTTATGGGGGCCGCGGCCCCGGCGCGAAGGGGTGTGCGGACACCCGGTGGCGCATTCCGGAAAGCGGAAAACCCCAGGCCATCCGGCCCGGGGTTTCCTGGTGAGAGCGGGCGACGGGAATCGAACCCGCGTAGCTAGTTTGGAAGACTAGGGCTCTACCATTGAGCTACGCCCGCGAGCGCCGCAGGTCGCAGGACCTCGGCACGCAGTGCATCCTAGCGGGTCGCGGCGGTGCACCGCACATCCCCTCGCGACATCCCCTCACACGGACGAGGCGCGCGGCCGTCCTCGCCCGCACATCGCCCCACGAGGCATCCCGGTAACTGGCAGCCGGACCGCCTGCGGCCATGTACCCTACGTGTCGCACCGACGGGGTGTGGCGCAGCTTGGTAGCGCGTCCGCTTTGGGAGCGGAAGGTCGTCGGTTCGAATCCGGCCACCCCGACCAGCAGCAGGTCAGCCCGACAGCACGGAGCCGGGCGGAGCTTTTGCCCACCGCGGCGGCGCCGCATCCGAGCGGCTGTTCAAGATCGCGTTGTGGGCGCCATCCTCCTTGCGGTTACTATGCAAGCTGCGTGCCCGTGTGTCTGTGTACCGGGCGCGATCGGCCGGACCCGGATCAGCCGGGCCCAGGCGGATCTCACGCAGAACCCCAGAAGTCAGCCCCAAGGAGACCGAACCGTGAAGAGCGCCGTGGAGACCCTGAACCCGACTCGGGTTCGGCTCACTGTCGAGGTGCCCTTCGAGGAGCTCAAGCCCAGCCTCGACGCGGCGTACAAAAAGATCAACCAGCAGGTCACGGTGAAGGGCTTCCGCCAGGGCAAGATCCCGGCCCGGGTCATCGACCAGCGGTTCGGCCGTGGCGCCGTGCTGGAGGAGGCCGTCAACGACGCGCTCCCGAAGTTCTACACCGAGGCGGTCAACGAGGGTGAGCTCAACGTCCTCGGCCAGCCCGAGGTCGACATCACCGAGCTGAAGGACGGCGAGCTGCTGGCCTTCACCGCCGAGGTCGACATCCGCCCCGCCCTCGAGATCCCGGACTACTCCGGCATCGAGGTCGAGGTCGACGCCGTCGAGGTGTCGGACGAGGACGTCGACAAGTCCGTCGAGCAGCTGCGTGAGCGCTTCGCGACGACCAGCCCGGTCGAGCGCGCGGCCCAGGACGGCGACGTCCTGACGCTGAACCTCGAGGCCAAGGTGGACGGCGAGGTGCTGGAGGACGGCGTCGCCGAGGGTGTCTCGTACACCGTCGGTTCCGGCGAGCTCCTCGACGGCATCGACGAGGCCGTCACCGGTGTGGAGGCCGGCAACAGCGCGACCTTCACCTCCGAGCTCAAGGGCGGTTCCGCCGAGGGCAAGGAGGCCGAGGTCACGGTCGAGGTCACCGAGGTCAAGTCCCGCGAACTGCCCGGGCTGGACGACGACTTCGCCCAGCTGGCGAGCGAGTTCGACACCCTCGAGGAGCTGCGCGCGGACAGCCGCAAGCGCCTTGAGCAGATGAAGAAGTACGACCAGGCCACCCAGGCGCAGGAGAAGGTCC includes:
- a CDS encoding arsenate reductase family protein, which encodes MEIWLNPSCSKCRSAVEILDEEGAHYTVRKYLEDPPSADDLRGVLTRLGLEPWDITRTQESEAKELGLAQWERTDAARERWIAALAAHPRLIQRPIITADDGSALVGRSEEAVREAVARTGGDEASEG
- the tig gene encoding trigger factor encodes the protein MKSAVETLNPTRVRLTVEVPFEELKPSLDAAYKKINQQVTVKGFRQGKIPARVIDQRFGRGAVLEEAVNDALPKFYTEAVNEGELNVLGQPEVDITELKDGELLAFTAEVDIRPALEIPDYSGIEVEVDAVEVSDEDVDKSVEQLRERFATTSPVERAAQDGDVLTLNLEAKVDGEVLEDGVAEGVSYTVGSGELLDGIDEAVTGVEAGNSATFTSELKGGSAEGKEAEVTVEVTEVKSRELPGLDDDFAQLASEFDTLEELRADSRKRLEQMKKYDQATQAQEKVLDELLKLVEVPMPEKLLADEIETRKHNLVNHQLGQMGLDLAKYLEIQGKSEEEFDAETKEQAEKGIKTQFILDELVNKEKLNVSQEELTEHLMRRAQSSGMSPDQFAQAVVEGGQVPMLVGEVARGKALAVVVEAATVKDSNGELIELDDEDETAETVETVEVTEADEAEAGAEEKPEA